The Trachemys scripta elegans isolate TJP31775 chromosome 14, CAS_Tse_1.0, whole genome shotgun sequence genome segment tagataatggcatagagaattcACTTATAAACTTTGTgtacaataccaagctgggaggggctgcaagtgtttggaggatagaattacaattcaaaatgatctggacaaactgcagaaatggtctgaagtaaatagggatgaaattcaataaggacaaatgcaaagtcctccacttatgaaggaacaatcagttgcacacatacaatatgggaaatgacagcctgggaaggagtactgcggaaagagatctgggggtcacaagctaaatatgagtcaacagtgtacaggtctgtcacatcttacgcgcatttaacacgTGTGAATTCAGCTTTACGCGTTTggcaaaagtaaaaaaacaaaaaaagagagagaaaaataacaatttaatactgtacctgtagtgcgggtgattccacccgccattacactcaatgtaattttgactatacgcgattttcgctttacgtgctGACTGCGGAATGTAACCCCagtgtaagatgcgacagacctgtaatgctgttgcaaaaaaagcaaacaacattctgggatgtattagcaggagtgttgtaagcaagtcacaagaagtaattcttcagttCTACTCctcactgattaggcctcaactggagtattgtgtccagttctgggcgccacatttcaggaaagatgtggacaaattggagaaagtccagagaagagcaacaaaaatgctgaaaggtctagaaaacatgacctgtgaggaaagattgaaaaaaatgagtttgtttagtctggagaagagaagactgagaggggacataataacagttttcaactacataaaaggttgttacaagtaggaaggagaaaaattgttctccttaacctgtgaggataggacaagaagcaatgggcttaaattgcagctagggcagtttagattggacattagaaAACTTCCTGCCcgcaaggcaggactaagtattatctagaccaggggtcggcaacgttcggcacgcggctcaccagggtaagcaccctagtgtgccgggccagtttatttacctgctgacgcggcaggttcggccgatcgtggcccccactggcaacggttcgccatcccgggccaatgggggcggcgggaagccgcagctagcacatccctcggctcgtgccgcttcctgccgcccccattggccagggacggtgaaccacagcaagtggggccacgatcggccaaatctgccgcatcagcaggtaaataaactgtcccagcccactaaggtgcttaccctagcgagccgtgtgccgaacgttgccgacccctggtctagataatacttagtcctgccatgcgggcaggggactggactagatgacctctcgaggtcccttccagttctatgattctatgatgcaaaATTAGGGTGAAGACCATGTGTAAGTGAATCCCTGTGAAAAAACATCAGTATACTCATGGCTTTGAAACTACGGTAATCCAGGGAAACTGTCTTttgcattcatagaatcatagagtaggACCGGAAGGATCCTCAATAGATCACAAAGTCCAAtcctctgcactcaaggtaggactaCATAATTACTAGacaattcctgacaggtgtttgtctaatctgttcttaaaagccttcaatgagggagattccacaacctccttagacaatttattccagtgcttaaccactctgatagttaggaagtttttcctaatgtccaaactatacctcccttgctgcaatttaagcccattgcttcttaccctgtcctcagagattaaggaggacaacttttcttcctcctccttgtaacaaccttttatgtatttgaaaactgttatcatgtccccccttagtttTCTCTTCTACAGGCTAAATACTGGAAAATGGGCATTAGGGAAAGTCAAGGTTAATGTGACACATTTTTTATGCATCCTTTCTAATGATCTCTAGATGGCAGCTGTTCATATGGAATGGCAAATAGTCAGTAATTGTTAAATCTGTGACTTCAGTTAAAAAATATTGCTTAAGTCATTAAGAGTCAATCATCTTGGAATTAAAAATGTAAGCCACGGTTTGTGAAGATTCTGGTCTATTGTTCTGTTATAGCCAATTTTCTGTTTAGACATGTATCCTTCAAAGAGTTAGGCAATGGGATTTCATTCTTGTCAGCAATAGTTTTGCCAgagattaattaaaaaacaaaacaaaaaaagaaacctcTTTTTCCAAAATACAATGATGTAAGCCACAAATATTCCACATTTGGGCActatgaaaaacaaaactttggtGACACACAATTATTCACAATGGTTATAAATTGAACTGAGACTTTATGACATGGTTAGAGAGCAAATTATGCTAGGAGAGGATGGGGAATAACAATCTGATAGTTTGCTTTGCGTTCAGAAATAAGTGAATATTTGTATTCTTCTGTAAAGGCTGGAACAAACCTTTCCTTCAGGACAAGAAGCACAGTTTTGGAGTCAAGTTGCAGAATATATTGCAATACACATAACTGAAATGATTATATTGACTGTACCCAAATCGGACCATGAATTGGCTAGTGTGAATGTATAATGCTGTCCTACACAGGATGGAATCCGTATTGTTTGGTTGCTTATCAAACACTCCAATAGACCAATCAGAGGCCTATAGTTCTTGTACAAGATTATCTAATTTGTACAATTCCTGTGGCACTGAAGAGCCATGAAACCCTGAAATTTGTCAGGGATTTGGGAACAAACTATTTGCACTTTATAATCTCGGGTCTTTAACCTCCATGCTTCCATGGTCTGGGCTTTTCCAAGAAGCCTAAGGCAGTTAGGTGCCAAACTCTCATAGCAATTCCGTGGGAGTTGGGTGTTTATTGTGTACATTAccagcctttgaaaatcccaacctaaatGTGTAAAACACCTTGTTGCATCTGCATTTCATTTGAGCATCAGCTGGCACTTCCTCGTTTCAGAAATGACTGACCAGAAGACATTGAgataaggataacattttcaaaaaaaagtAAGCAATCTTCAAAAGTGACataagagcctaaatcccattgcttttcagtgagatttaggctGCTAAGCCTTCGTAactaagacacttttgaaaatgggatgtaggcacctaaatcacttagactatttttaaaatgttatctgaACAGTTTGAATGAGCTTATTGGATGGGGACTGGGTACATGTCTGCTTACTATGAAGGACAACAGGAAGTTTGGTTGGAGAAAATGAAAGATCAGCTAATGCTCtgctgagatttaaaaaacttTCTAAGGGAAATGGATGAGAACTCGGTGTCTAAATCAGTTAATCGGCTCTAAAAATCTAAGGTGTAAATTTTATTTCTAGGGTTAATGCATTATTTCTTGACAGTCAATGTAGCATTCACCTAATAAAGACAGAGATTTATTTTAGCATTAGAGGTTTCTTCCCTCTCCAGGACTTTCCCTTTGAGATTAGAAGTTTTTCTCTACCAACAtagtatttggtttatttttagacAAACTTTTCCTTGCTTGTTACATTCCCCAGAACAGACGTGCCTTTGGAGACTGTACCTTCCAATAGAAGGATATATAATGAATCAGAAAAGACTTTCCACACTTGATGGAGGGCATGAGGCACAGGGCACGTTACCAGACATGACAGTGGTGCCTCGGTAGCTGTTCTGGGCTATAACGTTCTATTCACTGGGAACATGGAAGTACATGGATCCAGTGGGGAGAGAAGATGGACTGAATAACCTGGATCCTGGTACCTGATATGCTATGTCAGGAGGTGACAACAGAGACTCCAACTGCTGATAGACCCGCCTTAGAGGTAACTCaaccttttccttccttctcatTTCAAGGTTCAAGCTCAAGGTTTGGGAATCCAAGGGGAACTGGGCAATGATATCTCCTAAAGTCCCAACCCAAAGCAAAATGGCAGAATTTGGAGAAAGAAAAGACCTGTCAGGTCACTGCTATCCTAGCTCCTTATCTGccccccatcaccatggtatctgggcacctcactGTACTGAATGTATCTATCCTCCCACAACCCCATGAGatgctattatccctgttttCCAGATGGGGACCTGACACACAGAGGGACACATTTATAGAGGTGTTTCGGCACCTAAAGATACAGAGACAGTCCTAGTGGGCGTTAGGTACTGCACTTACTCAGGCACCAATCCACATTCTTAGGTACCTACCAGCCTTTGGAAATTTGGCCTGACAGTCACAGAAGGAGTTTGACAAAGGAGGGAATTGAAGTAACATCTGCCAAGTCCAAGGTGAACTCTTCAAACACTGGAGCATCCTTCATTCCACTTTAAGCTTTCCTCCGGGTTATACACAggattttacttttctttctggCACAGATCTCACTGGGGCATTGAGAGGGTTAGTGAGACGATGTGGGTACAACACGGCTGATATTTGCTGCTGTGCTCCGTGCTAAGAGCTATAtacaggcttggcagaattcaattttatttGTTCAATTTCAAccaatattgttttttatttttaagtttcttttcgatttttaactattttagtttttATAGTTGTGGGAAATTCAGTGGGGGGTAGGGCGGGGATCAGGGTTAGGGCAATGGCGTTGTGGGGGACTCCCAGCAGTGACAACAGAGGTACAGGTGGCTCCCTAGATGGCCGAGGGGTCCAAGACACCGCAACTGCTATGACCCAGCAGAGCAGAGATCTGTGGCCAGggctgtgaggaggaggagaacgatGAGCCCCGGGCCATAGCAGAGGTCACCCCATAGTTGAATGGCTCCGTCTAAGGGTAGAAGCCATCCAGCAGAGGGGGGTGGCCTCTCCCATTGCCAGGGACCATTCTTCATCCTCGCAGACCAGGCTGTGGAGCTGGGTTCTTTCCCTCCAGGACCACAGCCTGCCCTTGCACCTGTAGGGATGGCTGTCACCATGCTGTGAGAGCTGGAGGCAGACAGATCCCTGCATGGCCACAGGACCACTGACACACATGCCTGTCGGTGCACGGCACGGGGGGAAGCTGAACTAACGCTGCCTGTGACCAATATTTTCTGTTGTTGGTTTCAGTGTCTCAGCTGATAGCAATGTTTACCAACATCTATCCATTGAAACCAAATCCTGCCGAGTCATGAACTCcataatttcatgatcactttcacccaagctgccttccactttcaaattctcaatccGTTCCTCCCTATTTATCAAAATCAAATCTGCAACAGCCTCtcccccagtagctttctccaccttctgaaattaaaaattgCCTCCAATTTGGCAGATTTGAAAAAATGGCAGATACGACAgccacaaaaagagagagagagaagtaataCTTTTTAaccaaataaaggaaaaaaagaataaaatttagAGCTGATAAAAAATTCTGTTGGAatattttccagcagaaaatacCAATTCATCAAGATCAAAATGTTACATGGAAACCAATTTATTTCTAGAAAATTTTGTTAGGGAAAAGAAGTTGTTATATATTGTTTTATAaatgaaatacaataaaatttaaataattttaaaatatacacatacaatacaataaacaataaaaaacataagtaatctaaaataaaaataatctagaaataaaattaataatacatacatttttaaaaagtcaaaattggcATGAAAGCCAACATCTGACATCATGGAATTGCCCATAAAATGGAAATTTGGGTTCCTCACCACTCTActaatatgaaaatataacattTCTTACAAATTTCCAATAGAAATTTTATGCAAGAAAGGGTAAATTTTTAGCAAAATTGATGGATTCTAGCTTTAAAAGGAGATTGGGAAACGGTATGACCAGCAGTAACATTTCCAACACTGGGGCCTAACTGTAAGGTTTTTCAAATTTCATTCTTTTTTGCATAAGATGGTCACCTGGCTGAGTCTCTGTAAGTGGAGTGTCCTACTGCAGGACTATGAGCTATTGTCATAGGGAAGGAAAGGTGTGTCtgcataaaattttcaaagggcGCTAATAGAGTTAGGCTGCCAATTTCCCCTGCAATTCATTTGCAGTTGGCTGCCCATTGCAATTCCAAGCCCTATTtgcttggtttgtttgtttgttgtggctTCCCCTAAAATATAAAATCCTGACCCATTTCAGGAGTGGAACTCCAGCCTATTTTGTTCTGCTTTTAGACACCAGGCAGTGACTATTTGAACCAATATCTACCTAATGTGTCTCCTCTATCTGTGTTCCTGTGCTGTTGTGGCTGAGACCCAATACCATTGTATCTGAGTGCTTGGTGCCATCTGTCAAGGTACTACACAGGTTTCCAGAGAGATTAACATTTTGTTTAACCTGCAGTTTGTGCAGATATGAAATCTATCTCAGGGAGCAAGAGAGATGGCATTCCCCTCCCCTGTCTTCTATTCTCAACTCAGCTATTTTTTCAGTAGCCAGCAGAGGGAGACAGTGAAAACAATGCTGATATTTATTGAGTGAATTTTGTTCATTTATATCACAGAGTTAATTTCTTACCCATAGACACACCTCATGGCGAGCCCAGAACAGGGAAATGAAACATCcatcacagaattcatcctcctgggatttgggACTCACCCTGAACTGCAAATCCTTCTTTTCCTGCTATTTCTCGTGATCTACATTGCAACCGTGGCTGGGAACATCCTCATCGTGACCTTAGTTGtgactgatcagcaccttcacacccccatgtacttcttcctggggaacttgtcctgcttggagaccttctacacctccaccatcctacccaggatgctggccagtctcctgactgatGACAGGACTGTTTCATTTAGTGGGTGTCTCACACAATATTATTTCTTTGGTTCTCTAGCAGGTACGGAATGCCTTCTCTTATCGgtgatgtcttatgatcggtatttagcaaTATGCAATCCAATGCACTATGCAACCCGTATGAGTGGCAGGGTCTTGCTCCAGCTTGCAGGTTGTTCTTGGCTAGGTGGCTTCCTAGGTAATAGCATAACAACATTGTCAATATCACAGTTAACTTTCTGTGGCCCCAATGATATTGACCATTTCTTTTGCGATCTTATCCCCCTGATAAATCTCTCCTGTAATGATACTCACCTGATGGAAATGTTGGCTTTCACACTCATCTTGATTTTCTCACTTCTCCCATTCCTACTTACCTTGATGTCCTACATCTGTATCATTGCgaccatcctgagaatcccttccaccactgggaggcaaaaggccttttctacctgctcctctcacctcactgTGGTGACCATTTTTTATGGAACTCTATTGATTGTGTATATGTTCCCAACAACGAACACCCTGAGTGACTTCAAGAAAGTTCTCTCTGTCTTCTACACTGTCCTGACTCCCCTGGTcaatcccctcatctacagcctgagaaataAAGAGGTCAAGGAGGCCCTGAGGAAAGCTTGCAGGAAATGCAGGTTTGGACAATGCTAACTGATCAGTTTCCTTAGGTTAAAATGAAATAGATATAACATGGAGTGATTTAGGGTCAGtatcaaagcctactgaagtagAAGGTCATGTTTCCATTTGCTTCCATTGGtttcttgttatgcttttgcAGATCACAGCCCTGGAAGAAATGGAGGTGCatagaccttttaaaaacctgtCACCCTGTTCTTTTTAGGACCAATATCAGATGCCACTGGTGGTTACTACTGGACTGGTGGGAGACTTGAACTGGTGGCTGATTGAAGTTCAGACAATGCGGGGAGATTGTGCTCAGGGAGAGAGTGCAGGATAAATGGATGCAGTTGGAATGCTGAGCATCCATCCCTTGGAGGGTGAAATACGCCCAGACACACACAACACCtacattatataaatataaaattgcaaCATCACCATGGAACTCCAATGACAGGAAATTGTACAATTAACTTCTTTTTCTTATTGTTTATTTCATTCCCCAGGCTTCTTTCCAAAGggacaaaaaagcaaaagaaaacccTCCAACCTGTGTCACAGAACACAGGACACCAGACCAGGCCTCTTATTTGCCCATTTTCAACAATGACTTAGGGCCAGTTTTTCAGGATACTTGGgtacccagtgggattttcaaaagcatcttagggccagttttttaaaagtatttaggtgcacAGCACATGAGTCAGGCAGGGGAACATCTACCTTCCCCAGATTTCTGCATCGCTCTGGGGCTATGGTGTGCAGATGCCTGGTGTGAGGCTGCAGAGGGCATGTTGAGAGGCGGAAATATTGGGACTTATGGcacttttaaagcaaaaatgtaGGTGCGTACAGCTGGTAGCTGAGcagggttttgtgaatcccaggaTCCTGGGATTCAGATGCCTAAAGTGGAAgctttgtgactctagccctaGCTCCACATCCTTATCCTCACGTTATAGCTGGGAATGAAGGCAGAAAGAGGTGAGGTTACCTGCCCAGACTCAATCAGTGGGCTAGTGGTGGGGAAATGCATAGAAATCAGTTATCCAGAGCTCCAGTTGTAAATGACAATGGCACCTAAGGGTGTTGGGTGCTGAAAGAACTGTAATACACACCATGTAGAGTCAAGCAcgggagtttattacacacagcgacggcggagtgtcactttgcttgtcaggctcagagacactgcagaacaattaattacaatagattatataCGGTACTCATTAGGAGGAGAGAAGCAATGAGGGATGGGTTTTCCCAAGCTCCTGGATAggttctagcagcaagacaagataagcatAATAAACCAATGAtctaaaagattacataatggctcTGCCCATGGCCCAAATTAACATATTGCTGACATACAGGTAATTACCCCCAAACTATGTCTATTAAAGTGTATAGAttaaatcctaattttggggTCCAGGGGAATGAAGTAGCAGCTCTCCCAGTTGACCAGCAGGTACATTCCTGGCgatttaaagcaaaaaagcagTAATTAGTAATTAACAATAACAATTGTTTATAAGTTTACCCTTGCATTTCTGTGGGCTAGGATTGGTATACATCTGTGAAGGCAGGGTGTCATAACTTATGTCAATTATATTAGGTCTCTCCCTGAACTCTGTCTGGGATCTGAGGGGTATTGTACCACTATCTCCTCCCTGCATTAGGGAGTAACCGTGAGGCCTTTCTCAGTGCTTCATGTGTCTATAACTTGCGATAAGGATGCCCAATTACATTCGGAGTTATGCTGACTCTGCTCACTGACTTGAAACACACAAGGTTATTTGTTTatcccagctttctcttagctacgTATTGTTCTTTGTTAGCTAGTCTTCAACTGGGCCTATATGAAAAGTTCTTAGCAGAAACTGTAGTTAAGATTTTACATCCACAGCAAATAGATTTTGGCCCTTcgggtgcccaactcccattcacTGTCCTTAGGATTTGAGTGTTTAATATTACCTCTTATTCGAAAACCCAGCCTGTACATTTATAGCCAAACCACTATCCTGAGAATTCGTTCCACGACCAGGTGATATTTTCCACCACTTCCTTCTCATGTTTTACCATTTTCTAGTCGACCCTAAAAACTATGTCTCTGTTACCAAAAGCATTGTGCAATACAAGAACTAAACTAAGTCTTCTCTTTCTGCTGTCTTTGTTGTCATACATCCCATTATCTACCCCCTTCATAACCAGTGTGAGGAATACATATGTGAAGGTTTATCTACACATAGAAGTTGCACCACTTTACCTATACTGGCCTATCCCTGCCTGTGACAGGGCCGTGTGccctgggctggagagcctggggccaagccagccctgattagaGAAGGCccagctgaggggaatcaggcacTGTTCAATGAAGGGCAGAAGGGGGCTAGAGTAAGAGGCCAGCTCAGGAGGCTGAAGTGAGATTTGAGAGCGTGAGAGAGGCTCCTGCAGGGAAAACCCTGAGATGAGGGGAATTGCTCCATTATATGGGGAATGAAGAAGGGAAACAGGTGAGGGGCTGTTTTCTGGGCTGCCCTGAGTTGTCCAGGGTGCTCCTTGAGGTGTCCCATCACCTACACAGATTGTGTGCAATTATACTGATGTAAAGGTCCTCATATCGGTATATCTcattcccatatgggaaggggaataagtgaTACTTGTTTAAGGCACCTTTTAATTGGtcaactgtgtccacactagaggTTGTACCCGTAGAACTATTTGCATAACAAAGTCACAGCACTaatcaaaatagttatactgatgCAAAATTTGGGTGGAGACCTCGTGTGAGTGAATCCCTGTGAAAACACATCAGTCCATTCTTGTTTTTGAAGTGAACTCTGATAATCCAAAAAACTGTCTTttgcattcataga includes the following:
- the LOC117887547 gene encoding olfactory receptor 1020-like, with translation MASPEQGNETSITEFILLGFGTHPELQILLFLLFLVIYIATVAGNILIVTLVVTDQHLHTPMYFFLGNLSCLETFYTSTILPRMLASLLTDDRTVSFSGCLTQYYFFGSLAGTECLLLSVMSYDRYLAICNPMHYATRMSGRVLLQLAGCSWLGGFLGNSITTLSISQLTFCGPNDIDHFFCDLIPLINLSCNDTHLMEMLAFTLILIFSLLPFLLTLMSYICIIATILRIPSTTGRQKAFSTCSSHLTVVTIFYGTLLIVYMFPTTNTLSDFKKVLSVFYTVLTPLVNPLIYSLRNKEVKEALRKACRKCRFGQC